Proteins from a single region of Candidatus Methylacidiphilales bacterium:
- a CDS encoding MraY family glycosyltransferase gives MIIAGIFFVSAIFVTILATPLVIRWSATGHGLDQPDAFRKRHRAPIPRLGGLPLFVVFITGFILITNLQPSSSPGWAAIGICSGLIFILGLWDDFKPLGAKAKLAGQILIALTAHFMGLGINVITWPLGHFSMELGEWSLPLTVFWLVAIPNLVNLIDGIDGLASGVGLFLFITLGFVGWVGGQFGVTWISFGMAGALLGFLCFNFPPARIFLGDGGAYLIGFVIASLSLASSNKGTIAAALLVTTVALGLPIMDTTFALLRRAVRGFPLFQADAEHIHHRLTLLGLSDRRVVLGMYLISVVLSLVGLSVLWTQGRSLPVAGGLVFVLAIFAVRYLGYIWTWAELTTQIRRALSRRTDVKYTLLLAQLLEMEVGRCRNRAEFDAIFLQMLVRAGFSLHGSGEMEGRSPILLETRNSPPLTLYVPSEQQDNRYWKRMANCFRHAYQKAGERWDPEQIPK, from the coding sequence TTGATTATCGCCGGAATATTTTTTGTCAGTGCGATCTTTGTCACGATTTTGGCCACGCCGCTCGTGATCCGTTGGAGCGCGACAGGGCATGGTCTCGACCAGCCGGATGCGTTTCGCAAACGTCATCGCGCCCCCATCCCGCGCCTGGGGGGGCTGCCGTTGTTCGTGGTTTTTATAACAGGTTTTATTCTGATCACAAATCTCCAGCCTTCTTCGAGTCCCGGCTGGGCGGCGATTGGAATTTGCAGCGGATTGATTTTTATTTTGGGTCTTTGGGACGATTTCAAGCCGCTCGGGGCAAAAGCCAAACTGGCCGGGCAAATCCTCATTGCCTTGACGGCGCATTTCATGGGCCTGGGCATCAACGTCATCACATGGCCGCTGGGGCATTTCAGCATGGAATTGGGGGAATGGTCCCTGCCCCTGACCGTGTTCTGGCTGGTGGCAATTCCCAATCTTGTCAATTTGATCGACGGGATCGACGGCCTGGCGTCCGGTGTGGGGCTCTTTCTTTTTATAACGCTTGGTTTTGTCGGCTGGGTGGGCGGCCAATTCGGAGTCACATGGATTTCCTTTGGTATGGCAGGGGCGCTTCTGGGCTTTCTCTGCTTTAATTTTCCGCCGGCTCGCATTTTCCTCGGAGATGGCGGGGCTTACCTGATAGGCTTTGTCATCGCCTCATTATCACTTGCCAGTTCGAACAAGGGGACCATTGCCGCCGCATTGCTTGTCACAACGGTGGCGCTTGGGCTTCCAATCATGGACACCACCTTCGCGCTGTTGCGCCGCGCGGTTCGCGGCTTTCCTCTTTTTCAGGCCGACGCGGAACACATTCACCACAGGCTGACTCTGTTGGGCCTTTCCGACCGGAGGGTTGTGTTGGGCATGTATCTCATCAGCGTGGTGCTCAGCCTGGTCGGTTTGAGCGTTTTATGGACACAAGGACGGAGCCTGCCGGTGGCCGGTGGACTGGTGTTCGTGCTGGCTATTTTTGCCGTCCGTTATCTGGGTTATATTTGGACCTGGGCGGAACTTACGACACAGATCCGGCGGGCGTTGAGCCGTCGGACGGATGTCAAATACACCCTCCTTTTGGCGCAACTGTTGGAAATGGAAGTGGGCCGGTGCCGGAACCGGGCGGAATTTGACGCCATCTTCCTTCAAATGCTGGTGCGCGCGGGCTTTAGCCTGCACGGTTCCGGGGAAATGGAAGGACGGTCCCCCATTCTTTTGGAAACCCGCAACAGCCCCCCGCTGACCCTTTATGTCCCGTCAGAGCAACAGGACAATCGTTACTGGAAGCGCATGGCCAATTGCTTCCGGCACGCCTATCAAAAAGCCGGCGAACGGTGGGATCCCGAGCAGATTCCGAAATAA